In the genome of Cupriavidus taiwanensis, one region contains:
- the uxuA gene encoding mannonate dehydratase — protein sequence MKMSFRWFGPTDPIPLEYIRQIPGMTHIVSAIYDEPVGEVWPLDKILALKSTIEAAGLQFKVVESVPVHEDIKLGKPTRERLIANYQQTIRNLAAAGIEVICYNFMPVFDWTRTELAKKLDDGSTCLAFSTREVDQVDVSQGIALPGWDSSYAPGELQSLLAEYRDIDEGRLWEHLEHFLRAIIPVARECGIKMAIHPDDPPRPIFGLPRIVKNRDDLARILSIVDTPANGLTLCSGSLGAGPQNNVEALVREFGGMGRIHFAHIRNVKITPEGDFEETAHLSSCGSLDIAAIVKAYHDVGFQGYYRPDHGRMIWGETGKPGYGLYDRALGAVYINGMWEAMEKTA from the coding sequence ATGAAGATGTCGTTCCGCTGGTTTGGCCCGACCGACCCGATCCCCCTCGAATACATCCGGCAGATCCCGGGCATGACCCACATCGTCTCGGCCATCTATGACGAACCGGTCGGAGAGGTATGGCCGCTGGACAAGATCCTGGCGCTTAAGTCCACCATCGAGGCGGCTGGGCTGCAGTTCAAGGTGGTGGAGTCGGTTCCGGTTCATGAGGACATCAAGCTCGGCAAGCCGACGCGCGAGCGGCTGATCGCGAACTACCAGCAGACCATCAGGAACCTGGCCGCAGCGGGCATCGAGGTCATCTGCTACAACTTCATGCCGGTGTTCGACTGGACCCGTACGGAACTGGCAAAAAAGCTCGATGACGGCTCGACCTGCCTTGCCTTCAGCACCCGCGAGGTAGACCAGGTCGACGTCAGCCAGGGTATCGCCCTGCCCGGCTGGGATTCCAGCTACGCGCCAGGAGAACTGCAGTCGCTGCTCGCCGAGTATCGTGACATCGACGAAGGCAGGCTCTGGGAGCACCTGGAGCATTTCCTGCGCGCGATCATTCCCGTGGCCCGGGAGTGCGGCATCAAGATGGCCATTCATCCGGACGATCCGCCGCGCCCCATCTTCGGACTGCCGCGCATCGTCAAGAACCGCGACGACCTGGCACGCATCCTGAGCATCGTCGACACGCCGGCAAACGGCCTGACGCTGTGTTCCGGCTCGCTTGGCGCCGGCCCGCAGAACAACGTCGAGGCGCTGGTGCGCGAGTTCGGCGGCATGGGGCGCATCCACTTCGCCCATATCCGCAACGTCAAGATCACGCCGGAGGGCGATTTCGAGGAAACCGCCCACCTGTCGAGTTGCGGATCGCTGGATATTGCCGCGATCGTCAAGGCGTACCACGACGTCGGCTTCCAGGGCTATTACCGCCCGGACCACGGCCGCATGATCTGGGGCGAGACGGGCAAGCCGGGATACGGCCTTTATGACCGGGCACTCGGCGCGGTCTATATCAATGGTATGTGGGAAGCGATGGAAAAGACGGCCTGA
- a CDS encoding enoyl-CoA hydratase/isomerase family protein, translating to MTSSVSPTPIEAAGRSAAAAAPFVRTGVHGAVFRIELNRSDARNPLGADMVAALAKAVDRAEQMDDVRVILFTAAGKAFSAGGDLGNIEDRLAVKPGADGQDPIAVGNRRYGEFLSRLTRSSKVTVASVHGAAMGGGAGLVCAVDISVGSPGTRFGFPEAGIGLVPGQILPFVSARVGVQVARRLMLTGERINGVEAHRIGLLDYLAQSEEALPARVQEVLEFVVATAPAASVLTKSLLTQARSLSAESHNALENYLDAASIKFAQQMRSEAVEGVTAARERRPARWNVGAELPPLAAN from the coding sequence GTGACTTCCAGCGTATCCCCCACACCCATCGAAGCTGCAGGCCGGTCTGCCGCCGCGGCGGCGCCATTCGTTCGCACTGGCGTTCACGGCGCAGTTTTTCGCATCGAGCTTAACCGATCCGATGCGAGGAATCCACTGGGTGCCGACATGGTTGCCGCATTGGCAAAGGCGGTTGACCGGGCCGAACAGATGGATGACGTACGGGTCATTCTCTTCACCGCGGCAGGCAAGGCCTTCAGTGCTGGTGGAGATCTCGGCAATATCGAGGACCGCCTGGCAGTGAAGCCTGGCGCGGATGGCCAGGACCCGATTGCGGTTGGCAACCGTCGCTATGGCGAGTTCCTGTCCCGGCTCACTCGGTCGTCGAAGGTTACGGTAGCGAGTGTGCATGGGGCCGCCATGGGCGGTGGTGCTGGCCTGGTATGCGCGGTGGACATCTCCGTCGGTTCTCCCGGCACACGGTTCGGGTTCCCGGAGGCAGGTATTGGTCTGGTGCCCGGGCAAATCCTCCCTTTCGTCAGCGCACGCGTTGGCGTTCAGGTTGCGCGCCGCCTCATGCTCACCGGTGAACGGATCAATGGAGTGGAGGCGCACCGCATCGGCTTGCTGGACTACCTTGCACAATCTGAGGAGGCACTGCCGGCGCGCGTGCAGGAAGTTCTGGAATTCGTCGTGGCCACGGCACCCGCGGCCAGTGTCTTGACCAAGTCCCTGCTGACACAGGCTCGCTCGCTGTCAGCCGAGTCGCACAACGCATTGGAAAACTACCTCGATGCCGCCTCAATCAAGTTTGCACAGCAAATGCGTTCGGAGGCGGTGGAAGGCGTGACAGCGGCGCGGGAGCGCCGGCCAGCGCGCTGGAACGTGGGAGCCGAACTGCCGCCCTTGGCGGCGAATTGA
- a CDS encoding alpha/beta fold hydrolase, translating to MQTVRTKDGVDIFYKDWGSGQPIVFSHGWPLSADDWDAQMMFFLNHGFRVIAHDRRGHGRSTQTASGHDMNHYADDLATLTAHLDLKDAVHVGHSTGGGEVVRYLARHGESRVAKAVLIAAVPPLMVKTEANPDGLPKEVFDGFQAQVALNRAQFYRDIPAGPFYGYNRPGAKADEGVIANWWRQGMQGGAKAHYDGIVAFSQTDFTEDLKKIAVPTLVMHGDDDQIVPYADSAPLSAKLLRNGTLKTYKGFPHGMPTTHAEIINADLLAFLRS from the coding sequence ATGCAGACGGTCAGGACCAAGGATGGTGTGGATATCTTCTACAAGGATTGGGGTAGCGGCCAGCCCATTGTCTTTTCTCATGGATGGCCGCTGAGCGCGGACGACTGGGACGCGCAGATGATGTTCTTCCTCAATCATGGGTTCCGCGTGATTGCGCATGACCGACGCGGCCACGGGCGATCGACCCAGACCGCCAGCGGCCATGACATGAACCACTATGCCGACGACCTGGCAACGCTGACGGCTCACCTGGACCTGAAAGACGCCGTCCACGTCGGGCATTCGACCGGCGGCGGCGAAGTGGTGCGCTATCTGGCGCGACACGGCGAAAGCCGCGTCGCGAAGGCCGTCCTGATTGCCGCTGTGCCGCCGCTGATGGTCAAGACAGAAGCCAATCCGGACGGCTTGCCGAAGGAAGTCTTCGACGGCTTCCAGGCGCAGGTGGCCCTGAACCGGGCGCAGTTCTACCGCGATATCCCTGCAGGCCCCTTTTATGGCTACAACCGCCCGGGTGCCAAGGCGGACGAAGGGGTGATCGCGAACTGGTGGCGCCAGGGCATGCAGGGCGGCGCCAAGGCACACTACGATGGCATCGTTGCTTTTTCCCAGACGGACTTTACGGAAGATCTGAAGAAGATTGCCGTGCCAACGCTGGTAATGCACGGCGACGACGACCAGATCGTCCCTTACGCCGACTCCGCCCCGCTCTCGGCAAAGCTGTTGCGCAACGGCACGCTGAAGACCTACAAGGGCTTCCCGCATGGCATGCCTACCACGCATGCCGAAATCATCAACGCGGACCTGCTGGCATTTCTCCGTTCCTGA
- a CDS encoding FadR/GntR family transcriptional regulator gives MPHSTSDLVTRPTVENPPAASDRSYLSLASQVQALIASGEFSAGMRLPSERTLAERFSVSRTLVREAIIALEVQGLVEVRGGSGIYVCAEAPTPNREPFEMPWRPGPIESLRARALIESEIAGLAASERKDGDLDRMFAALSLMREHMDDKQANEAADRQFHLCLAESTGNRVLLHMVTALWDSGRRDPLWGKIEEHFHTTGLREASQEDHQRIFAAVMARDATAARAAMRNHLERVISEFTQAWR, from the coding sequence ATGCCACATTCCACCAGCGATCTTGTAACCCGTCCGACAGTCGAGAACCCGCCAGCGGCCAGCGACCGTTCTTACCTGAGCCTGGCCAGCCAGGTGCAGGCACTGATCGCATCCGGAGAGTTCTCCGCCGGCATGCGGTTGCCGTCCGAACGCACGCTGGCCGAGCGGTTCAGCGTCAGCCGTACCCTGGTGCGCGAAGCCATCATCGCGCTGGAGGTGCAGGGGCTGGTCGAAGTGCGCGGCGGCTCCGGGATCTACGTCTGCGCGGAAGCGCCCACGCCCAATCGCGAGCCGTTCGAGATGCCCTGGCGGCCGGGGCCGATAGAATCACTGCGCGCCCGGGCGCTGATTGAATCGGAAATCGCCGGCCTGGCGGCCAGCGAGCGCAAGGACGGCGACCTTGACCGTATGTTCGCGGCCCTGAGCCTGATGCGCGAGCACATGGACGACAAGCAGGCCAACGAGGCGGCGGACCGGCAGTTCCACCTGTGCCTGGCCGAGTCGACCGGCAACAGGGTTCTGCTGCATATGGTCACCGCACTGTGGGACAGCGGGCGCCGCGATCCGCTATGGGGCAAGATCGAGGAACACTTCCATACCACGGGGCTGCGGGAGGCATCGCAGGAAGACCATCAGCGCATCTTCGCGGCGGTGATGGCGCGCGACGCGACAGCGGCGCGAGCCGCAATGCGTAACCACCTGGAGAGGGTGATCAGCGAGTTCACTCAGGCGTGGCGTTGA
- a CDS encoding AraC family transcriptional regulator produces the protein MTQLVCPEFDEFEAALYGVQGRYVLRARPQRDWRLKLIDLNGVAIMMGREGAPTAYSGIGMPDYFNIFIPLSAQQCTIVDGQAFDAQTVGWMAPDLMFHIVAERAASWLTVAISATLVMHWVHTHADEFDAALLSNNLVCTGRRGVIALLTTIWRIMRVERDDPAQLRYPGAELAARTELVDLVFRAVLAIDEGAASIRQTPRHRQILSRALDLLNLMGETPILVSDLCAAAEASERSVRNVFHRYLGMGPHRYLALYRMHAIREALCNAAPGDTVSGICGRFGVWDFGRFAALYSAHFGVLPSQTLRARRARRAIPQRHA, from the coding sequence TTGACACAACTGGTCTGCCCGGAATTCGATGAATTCGAGGCCGCGCTTTACGGCGTCCAAGGAAGATACGTGTTGCGCGCCAGGCCGCAACGGGATTGGCGACTGAAGCTGATCGACCTCAACGGGGTGGCGATCATGATGGGCCGCGAGGGGGCGCCCACAGCGTATTCGGGCATCGGCATGCCTGACTACTTCAATATCTTCATTCCTCTCAGTGCACAGCAATGCACTATCGTCGATGGCCAGGCTTTCGACGCGCAGACCGTCGGATGGATGGCGCCCGACCTGATGTTCCACATCGTTGCAGAGCGGGCCGCAAGCTGGCTGACAGTGGCGATCTCCGCAACGTTGGTGATGCACTGGGTCCACACGCATGCCGACGAGTTCGACGCGGCGCTGCTGTCCAACAACCTGGTGTGCACCGGGCGCCGGGGCGTGATTGCACTACTGACGACGATATGGCGAATCATGCGTGTCGAGCGCGATGATCCGGCCCAATTGCGCTATCCAGGCGCTGAACTCGCTGCACGAACCGAGCTGGTCGACCTGGTGTTTCGCGCCGTGCTTGCGATCGATGAAGGCGCTGCCAGTATCCGGCAAACGCCGCGCCATCGGCAGATTCTCAGCCGGGCACTGGACCTCCTCAATCTGATGGGGGAAACGCCAATCCTTGTTAGCGATCTCTGCGCGGCGGCCGAAGCGTCCGAGCGCAGCGTCCGCAACGTATTTCATCGATACCTGGGCATGGGGCCTCACCGCTATCTGGCGCTGTACCGCATGCACGCCATCCGTGAAGCGCTATGCAACGCTGCGCCTGGCGACACGGTCTCCGGCATCTGCGGACGGTTCGGTGTATGGGACTTCGGTCGGTTCGCCGCTCTCTACAGCGCCCACTTCGGCGTTCTGCCATCGCAGACGCTAAGGGCTCGCCGCGCCCGACGGGCTATCCCTCAACGCCACGCCTGA
- a CDS encoding Bug family tripartite tricarboxylate transporter substrate binding protein: MTITKKSPVNSRRSALILSVAALGLGALATTAAWAQTNWPTKPVTLLVGFPPGGQTDFAGRALLNGLQSSLGQSFVIDNKAGVNGNIASIEVMRAAPDGNKLLVGNGSMTIMPHVYTKLGIVDPQKLTPIGVMLQSPLVLVVPASSPIKNYAQFVEEVKARDKSGKTIDYGSGGTGALPHVTMELLRERMGGPKMNHVPYKGSSPAMVDLMAGRLDAMFDATSVVAPFIKSGQLRPLMVTGPKRVAMIPDVPTATESGIKDFTIISFIGLYGPPGLSPDIVKKANGALNTALKDPAVVKSIVDRGDEPGGGTPEQLATLTRTHYKMWGEVVKANNITAD; the protein is encoded by the coding sequence ATGACAATCACCAAGAAATCGCCCGTGAATTCGCGCCGTTCGGCGTTGATCCTGAGCGTCGCAGCGCTCGGCCTTGGCGCGCTGGCAACGACCGCCGCGTGGGCGCAGACCAACTGGCCGACCAAGCCGGTAACGCTGCTGGTGGGCTTTCCGCCCGGTGGCCAGACCGACTTCGCGGGACGCGCGCTGCTTAACGGCCTGCAGAGTTCGCTCGGTCAGTCGTTTGTCATCGACAACAAGGCCGGCGTGAATGGCAATATCGCCTCCATCGAGGTCATGCGCGCGGCGCCCGACGGAAACAAGCTGCTGGTAGGCAACGGCTCGATGACGATCATGCCGCACGTCTACACCAAGCTCGGCATCGTCGATCCGCAGAAGCTGACGCCGATAGGCGTGATGCTGCAGTCGCCGCTGGTGCTCGTCGTGCCCGCCAGTTCGCCCATCAAGAATTACGCGCAGTTCGTCGAGGAGGTCAAGGCGCGCGACAAGTCGGGCAAGACCATCGACTATGGCTCGGGCGGCACCGGCGCATTGCCGCATGTCACGATGGAACTGCTGCGCGAGCGCATGGGCGGGCCGAAGATGAACCATGTTCCCTACAAGGGCAGCAGCCCGGCTATGGTCGACCTGATGGCCGGGCGCCTGGATGCGATGTTCGATGCCACGTCGGTCGTCGCGCCTTTCATCAAGTCGGGCCAGTTGCGGCCGCTGATGGTAACGGGACCCAAGCGCGTGGCCATGATCCCGGACGTGCCGACGGCCACCGAGAGCGGCATCAAGGACTTCACCATCATCTCGTTCATCGGCCTGTACGGACCGCCGGGCCTGAGCCCCGACATCGTCAAGAAAGCCAACGGCGCATTGAATACGGCGCTGAAGGACCCGGCCGTCGTCAAGAGCATCGTCGACCGCGGCGACGAGCCCGGCGGCGGCACGCCCGAGCAGCTCGCAACGCTTACCCGCACCCACTACAAGATGTGGGGCGAGGTGGTGAAGGCCAACAACATCACGGCTGATTAA
- a CDS encoding CaiB/BaiF CoA transferase family protein, whose amino-acid sequence MASLDGVKVVDLSRVLGGPLCAQILGDHGANVIKVEGPMGDETRTWGPPFNEAGMASYFAGINRNKRTVCLDLALPEGRAVLMRLLADADVLIENFKVGTLERWEMGYDDVLSTRFPKLIHCRVTGFGATGPLGGLPGYDAAVQALGGIMSINGDPDGTATRVGVPIVDVTTGLSAVIGVLLALHERERSGRGQSIESALYDNALFSLYPHSINTLFTAKAPMRSGNGHPNIAPYDTYATATEPIYLAVGNNGQFQRLCEAVDRTELAVDIRYATNAQRAVHRFDLKRDLEAAFSRFEAQSLFERLVAVGVPCGVIHSVVEALNHPHTAHRGMVAEIGNFKSVASPVKLSRTPATYREAPQEIGASTVEVLREAGLTDSQIERLIDQGVALQRRHIP is encoded by the coding sequence ATGGCATCACTGGACGGCGTGAAGGTCGTGGATCTCTCACGGGTACTTGGCGGTCCCTTGTGCGCGCAAATTCTCGGGGATCATGGTGCAAACGTGATCAAGGTAGAGGGTCCGATGGGCGATGAGACGCGTACCTGGGGCCCCCCATTCAATGAGGCTGGGATGGCGTCGTACTTCGCCGGCATCAATCGTAACAAACGCACGGTATGCCTCGACCTGGCATTGCCAGAGGGACGCGCAGTGCTGATGCGATTGCTTGCTGACGCGGATGTGCTGATTGAAAACTTCAAGGTTGGCACGCTGGAGCGTTGGGAGATGGGCTATGACGACGTGCTCTCCACACGCTTTCCGAAGCTCATCCATTGCCGTGTCACCGGCTTCGGCGCGACGGGGCCGCTCGGCGGGCTGCCCGGCTACGACGCCGCGGTGCAGGCGCTCGGTGGCATCATGAGCATCAACGGTGACCCGGATGGCACGGCCACGCGTGTCGGGGTGCCGATCGTCGACGTGACGACCGGGTTGAGCGCCGTGATTGGCGTGTTGCTGGCCTTGCATGAGCGTGAGCGCAGCGGTAGGGGACAGTCCATCGAGTCGGCTCTGTACGACAACGCTCTATTTTCGCTATACCCACACTCCATCAACACACTATTCACCGCCAAGGCTCCAATGCGGTCCGGCAATGGCCATCCGAACATCGCACCCTACGATACCTATGCGACCGCCACAGAGCCCATCTATCTCGCAGTCGGCAACAACGGCCAGTTTCAGCGGCTGTGCGAAGCGGTGGACCGCACTGAACTGGCGGTTGATATACGCTACGCTACAAATGCTCAGCGAGCCGTGCATCGGTTTGATCTTAAGCGTGATCTTGAGGCAGCCTTCAGCCGCTTCGAAGCGCAGTCGCTGTTCGAGCGCTTGGTGGCGGTTGGCGTGCCGTGCGGTGTCATCCACAGCGTGGTCGAGGCGCTGAACCACCCGCATACCGCGCACCGTGGCATGGTGGCCGAAATCGGCAACTTCAAGTCGGTCGCCTCTCCCGTCAAGCTCAGCCGCACGCCGGCAACGTACCGTGAGGCGCCGCAAGAGATCGGCGCCAGCACGGTAGAGGTGTTGCGCGAGGCAGGCCTTACCGATTCACAAATTGAACGGCTAATTGACCAGGGCGTGGCGCTTCAGCGAAGGCATATTCCGTAA
- a CDS encoding LysR substrate-binding domain-containing protein produces MSFRNLDIGLLRTFVAVAEKENFAVAAEQVFRTQAAVSQQMQKLEAALDCELFERVGRSKRLTMAGSRLLDYARRIVGLNDEAYRAMTQRAFDEPVKVGACADAVDSLIPEYLKMCAEVFPGLRVDIQVGRRRWLTSSLRRGEIDLVVMLDPVPNPEFDQVVLRTSPVTWIAGARYHHQPGAPVPLVLIERDCPFHSMAIKSLSEASIPWRIAFQTSTLAGIRAALRAGMGITPRTVEMLAPDLKVLDPHSGMPALPTISYRLYARTGRLSESALSIGRLISPR; encoded by the coding sequence ATGAGCTTTCGCAACCTTGACATCGGCCTGCTTCGCACCTTTGTTGCCGTGGCGGAAAAAGAAAACTTCGCTGTGGCGGCGGAACAGGTTTTCCGTACCCAGGCCGCCGTGTCCCAGCAGATGCAGAAACTGGAGGCCGCGCTCGACTGCGAATTGTTCGAGCGTGTCGGGCGCAGCAAGCGTCTTACCATGGCGGGCAGCAGACTTCTCGACTACGCGCGTCGCATCGTCGGCCTGAACGATGAGGCCTATCGCGCCATGACCCAGAGAGCCTTCGACGAGCCTGTGAAAGTCGGAGCTTGTGCTGACGCCGTCGACTCGTTGATTCCCGAGTACCTGAAGATGTGTGCCGAGGTTTTTCCCGGTCTGCGCGTGGACATCCAGGTTGGCCGCCGCCGTTGGCTGACCTCGTCCCTGCGCCGGGGCGAGATTGATCTGGTCGTCATGCTTGATCCGGTGCCGAATCCGGAGTTCGATCAGGTCGTGCTGCGCACCTCTCCCGTCACCTGGATCGCCGGCGCGCGGTATCACCATCAGCCCGGCGCGCCGGTACCGCTTGTGCTCATCGAAAGAGATTGCCCGTTCCACAGCATGGCAATCAAGTCCCTGTCGGAAGCCAGCATCCCCTGGCGTATTGCCTTCCAGACCTCGACGCTGGCAGGTATTCGGGCTGCATTGCGAGCGGGCATGGGGATCACGCCTCGCACCGTAGAGATGCTGGCCCCGGACCTGAAAGTCCTGGACCCTCACTCGGGCATGCCAGCGCTGCCGACCATCAGCTACCGGCTTTATGCGCGCACCGGCAGGCTTAGCGAGAGCGCACTGAGCATCGGCCGCCTGATTTCGCCGCGCTGA
- a CDS encoding Bug family tripartite tricarboxylate transporter substrate binding protein gives MQAIYPSAWQAQSSARRRPRRQYGASVVIGLAALLWGAAAIAQPSPAAGTERLDKPVRIIVAYGAGGASDSIARFVGDGLSRRAGKPVIVENKAGADGNIAAETAVRAAPDAYTLLVSGSSTHAANATIYRKLPYDPEADFTPLATMASTPFVLLVNPKRVQAATFKEFLALARKESSSLSFASANVGGRITGELFKQRAGVKAVNVPYKNSSQAMTDLIGGQFDYYLCDMVTALPQIQAGTVRALAISSAERAPSLPDVPTLAESGFPDFDVSSWIAIWSANASTPQPVARLLSRWIAETLDSSSGRQFLVGKGLIPAKVAPTHLQELQRRDTRLWGKIIVDAGMQQP, from the coding sequence ATGCAAGCGATTTACCCATCAGCCTGGCAGGCTCAGAGCAGTGCGCGGCGGCGTCCTCGGCGACAGTATGGCGCGTCCGTGGTGATCGGCCTGGCTGCTCTCCTGTGGGGCGCCGCAGCCATCGCCCAGCCATCGCCCGCTGCCGGCACCGAACGCCTCGACAAGCCCGTGCGCATCATCGTTGCCTATGGCGCGGGCGGTGCCTCGGACAGTATCGCCCGTTTCGTGGGCGACGGACTCTCCAGGCGTGCCGGTAAGCCCGTGATCGTGGAAAACAAGGCCGGCGCCGACGGCAACATTGCAGCGGAGACCGCGGTCCGAGCCGCCCCTGACGCGTACACGCTGCTGGTGTCCGGTTCATCGACACACGCGGCAAATGCCACCATCTACCGCAAGCTTCCGTACGACCCGGAAGCCGACTTTACGCCATTGGCGACCATGGCCAGTACCCCGTTCGTGCTGCTCGTGAATCCCAAGCGGGTTCAAGCGGCGACGTTCAAGGAGTTCCTGGCATTGGCGAGGAAGGAGAGCAGTTCGCTGTCCTTTGCGAGCGCCAACGTGGGCGGCCGCATCACCGGTGAACTGTTCAAGCAGCGAGCGGGTGTCAAGGCGGTGAACGTTCCCTACAAGAACAGCAGCCAGGCCATGACGGACCTGATCGGCGGCCAGTTCGACTACTACCTGTGCGACATGGTCACGGCGCTGCCGCAGATCCAGGCTGGCACGGTGCGCGCCCTGGCGATCTCCAGCGCCGAACGCGCGCCGTCGTTGCCCGATGTGCCGACGCTGGCGGAAAGCGGCTTCCCGGACTTCGACGTCAGTTCGTGGATCGCCATCTGGAGCGCCAACGCGTCGACCCCCCAGCCCGTGGCCAGGCTGTTGTCGCGCTGGATCGCGGAGACGCTCGACTCGTCCAGCGGGCGCCAGTTCCTGGTGGGCAAGGGGCTGATTCCGGCCAAGGTCGCGCCGACGCATCTGCAGGAGCTGCAGCGGCGCGACACCAGGCTTTGGGGAAAAATCATCGTCGACGCAGGGATGCAGCAGCCATGA
- a CDS encoding alpha/beta fold hydrolase, whose amino-acid sequence MKRLFAYCMSSFGVLPKSGHLADHDLDVSAAAAGTLYVTVGNDRIGYRRFGRGPMIILANRLRGTLDTWDPLFLDELASRYTVVTVDYPGIAYSTGKLPDAMALASKFIDDFANAIEAERFAILGWSWGGLVAQTYLLDHPQRVTQAILIGTNPPGHNEIPLQQVFLERAFKPVNDLADEEILFFEPASEASRAQAKASHERIYARAGVASRIPSTPEEFAPYFKAAEGFRNDEERRRERMEQVDLPILVIAGDHDTSTAGQNWFPLIGKMRQAQFIFFSETGHAPQHQYPALVSGYIHEFLSRTSVDSRK is encoded by the coding sequence ATGAAACGGCTGTTCGCCTATTGCATGTCGTCGTTTGGTGTTCTCCCTAAATCAGGCCATCTGGCCGACCATGACCTCGACGTCTCGGCGGCGGCCGCTGGCACGTTGTACGTGACGGTAGGAAACGACAGGATTGGCTATCGCAGGTTTGGTCGGGGTCCGATGATCATTCTCGCCAACCGCTTGCGCGGCACGCTCGATACATGGGATCCGTTGTTCCTGGATGAGCTGGCGTCGCGATACACCGTCGTCACTGTCGACTATCCCGGGATCGCGTATTCGACTGGCAAACTGCCCGATGCCATGGCGTTGGCATCGAAGTTCATCGACGATTTCGCCAATGCCATCGAGGCTGAACGCTTTGCCATCCTCGGCTGGTCGTGGGGTGGTCTTGTGGCTCAGACCTACCTTTTAGACCACCCCCAACGCGTAACCCAGGCAATCCTGATTGGAACCAACCCTCCGGGACACAATGAGATCCCGCTGCAGCAGGTGTTTCTCGAGCGGGCGTTCAAACCCGTGAACGATCTCGCCGATGAAGAAATCCTGTTCTTCGAGCCGGCGTCCGAGGCGAGCCGCGCCCAGGCCAAGGCCTCACACGAACGGATCTATGCAAGGGCTGGCGTGGCTTCGAGGATACCGTCCACCCCCGAAGAGTTCGCACCGTACTTCAAGGCGGCGGAGGGCTTTCGCAACGACGAAGAGCGCCGACGCGAACGCATGGAGCAGGTAGACTTGCCTATCCTGGTCATTGCCGGAGACCACGATACAAGCACCGCTGGACAGAACTGGTTTCCTTTGATTGGAAAGATGCGGCAGGCACAGTTTATTTTCTTCTCCGAAACTGGGCACGCTCCACAGCACCAATACCCCGCCCTTGTATCCGGCTACATTCACGAATTTCTGTCGAGGACGTCTGTTGACAGCAGGAAGTGA